In a genomic window of Lycium ferocissimum isolate CSIRO_LF1 chromosome 9, AGI_CSIRO_Lferr_CH_V1, whole genome shotgun sequence:
- the LOC132031917 gene encoding putative UPF0481 protein At3g02645: MASESIMTCNVSEQRWVNETIRTFTSELTVGTETTTCVFQVPKIIAETKPQVYTPQKIGLGPYQHLGPQLLATNRHHKLTIARSCLNDHQVQDFANKVINKLCLVMEPIRGYYDKHLDLEGQTLAWILAIDSLYMLHLLNSYGRYQKVITKQRMFTQDVVMLENQIPSFVLIETQKALDQSYSNLFTRLFHKHSPLKLTNQNIFRSVNSPHLLAYLHHLIINYRGILEAEYHESDDDDVIYQVHYEYHSSVTRIVETTASLGLPGGELLGRHFSFLISLPWDYIKSLVKKENEEKKPSVDKIEIPSVTQLNKTAKINFKLTEGGIRDIKFIEEEVILRNLVAYEAAAAGDQDGSTLEVAEYVDLMCGIVDTPKDVDLLRKSGIIKGSLSDEEIADFFNGIPKTTAKSKEKKSEVAMAIDTVNQKFDAILRVKAYRFIKKHIYVPRESLAVLTTLVLIMLLSLQSKAVREPCKPTYASFINPNSSSQPLTTTKLKPIEFVHGEPTLKFTVEEIEKFTVVEGLYQALVLKFSYRHPEIEELYTVCPKQLGNKVNA; encoded by the exons ATGGCGTCAGAATCTATCATGACTTGTAATGTTAGCGAGCAACGTTGGGTCAATGAAACAATAAGAACCTTTACATCAGAATTGACAGTAGGTACTGAAACCACCACTTGTGTTTTTCAAGTTCCCAAAATCATTGCTGAAACTAAGCCTCAAGTTTATACCCCTCAAAAAATAGGCCTTGGACCATACCAACACTTAGGTCCGCAGTTGTTAGCCACGAATAGGCATCACAAGCTAACGATAGCCAGAAGTTGCCTGAACGACCACCAAGTCCAAGATTTTGCAAACAAAGTTATCAACAAGCTGTGTTTGGTCATGGAACCCATTCGAGGGTACTACGATAAGCACTTGGACCTTGAAGGCCAAACTTTAGCATGGATATTGGCCATTGATTCTCTATACATGCTACACTTACTGAATAGTTATGGACGATATCAAAAAGTCATTACTAAACAAAGAATGTTTACTCAAGATGTTGTGATGCTAGAGAATCAAATCCCATCTTTTGTGCTGATTGAAACCCAAAAGGCTCTCGATCAATCTTATAGCAATTTATTTACGAGGCTGTTCCACAAACATTCTCCCCTCAAACTGACAAACCAGAACATATTCCGTAGCGTCAATAGTCCCCATTTGCTGGCTTATTTGCACCATTTGATCATCAACTACCGTGGGATTCTAGAAGCAGAATATCATGAATCAGATGATGACGATGTTATATATCAAGTTCATTACGAATACCACAGCTCCGTTACCCGCATTGTGGAGACTACTGCTAGTCTTGGCCTTCCAGGAGGGGAGCTGTTAGGGAGACATTTTAGTTTCCTGATCAGTTTGCCATGGGATTACATCAAAAGTTTGGTCAAGAAGGAAAATGAGGAAAAGAAGCCTTCAGTAGATAAGATTGAAATCCCATCAGTGACACAACTCAACAAAACcgctaaaataaattttaagcTCACGGAAGGAGGCATCAGGGATATTAAATTTATCGAGGAGGAAG TTATATTGAGAAACTTAGTTGCATATGAGGCAGCTGCTGCTGGTGATCAAGATGGAAGTACTCTTGAGGTGGCTGAGTATGTGGATTTGATGTGTGGAATTGTGGACACTCCGAAAGATGTCGATTTACTCAGAAAATCAGGGATTATAAAAGGAAGTCTGAGTGATGAGGAAATTGCTGATTTCTTCAATGGCATACCTAAAACAACAGCAAAGTCCAAGGAGAAGAAATCAGAAGTTGCAATGGCCATTGATACAGTAAATCAGAAATTCGACGCTATATTAAGAGTCAAGGCCTATAGATTCATCAAGAAGCATATTTATGTACCTCGAGAGTCTCTTGCAGTCCTTACAACTCTAGTGCTTATTATGCTGCTTTCTTTACAA TCTAAGGCTGTAAGAGAGCCCTGTAAACCTACTTATGCATCTTTCATAAACCCTAACTCATCGTCTCAACCTTTAACCACAACAAAGTTAAAACCTATTGAGTTTGTCCATGGAGAACCCACACTCAAGTTCACGGTGGAAGAGATTGAAAAATTCACTGTCGTGGAAGGCTTGTACCAGGCTTTGGTGTTGAAATTTTCATACAGGCATCCTGAAATAGAAGAGCTATACACAGTTTGTCCCAAGCAACTTGGTAACAAGGTCAATGCTTAA
- the LOC132030813 gene encoding uncharacterized protein LOC132030813, which yields MAASAQRSTGPVLRSLSPAGRFYSTTSRKTSSFGTSVSASSSIRFPLDRTETTSQNRSFSVTNGQKTEKKTTCMCSPTNHPGSFRCSMHKKMDHVRTRSSSTSHQTASNSIRLHMRRSAMTNSLVRIGTVEGELVKRALAALIRPSSHQQRRRADFQRRPSRLSLIS from the coding sequence ATGGCAGCTTCTGCTCAGCGATCAACCGGACCGGTACTCCGTTCACTTTCACCTGCCGGCAGATTCTACTCAACGACGTCTAGAAAAACGTCGTCGTTTGGAACTTCAGTTTCTGCATCATCATCAATCCGGTTCCCTCTAGACCGTACTGAAACAACTTCACAAAACCGGTCTTTTTCTGTTACGAACGGACAAAAAACTGAGAAAAAGACGACGTGTATGTGTTCACCTACGAACCATCCAGGTTCGTTTAGGTGTAGTATGCATAAGAAAATGGATCATGTTCGAACAAGGAGTAGTAGTACTAGTCATCAAACTGCGTCGAATTCGATTAGATTGCATATGAGGAGATCAGCGATGACGAATTCATTAGTGAGAATCGGTACTGTTGAAGGTGAGCTTGTTAAGAGAGCTTTGGCGGCTTTGATTAGACCGTCATCTCATCAACAACGCCGCCGTGCTGATTTCCAGCGACGACCTAGTCGGCTCTCCCTTATATCTTGA